In Tsukamurella tyrosinosolvens, the genomic window GGGCGGCACGTTCTCCGCCGGCCTGAACCTGCGCCTGCTCGATCCGGCGCGCACCGGCGAGCCCGGCAACCTGGTGGACGTCGTTGCACTGTCCGACGAGGGCGCCCGGCACGCGATCGGCGTCTTCCAGGAACCCTTCGCGCTGCTGGCCGACGGTCCCTTCCTCACGGTCGCCGTCGTGGAGGGCCACGCGATCGGCGCGGGCTTCCAGCTGGCGCTCGCCTGCGACCTGCGCCTGGCCGCCGACAGCGCGCGGTTCTGCATGAAGGAGCCCGCGCTGGGCCTGGTGCCCGACCTGGCCGGGACGAAGCCGCTGGTCGACGCCGTCGGCTACGCCCGCGCCCTCGAGATCTGCGCGACCGCGCGCACCGTCGAGGCCGACGAGGCCCTGCGCCTCGGGCTCGTCCAGCAGTGCGTGCCCGCGGCGGAGGTCGACGACGCCCTCGCCGCGCTCGTCGGAGCGCTCACCGCGCACGACGCCGTCGCCGTGCGGGAGACCCGGGAACTCCTACGTGCGGCACCCGGGCGGACCGCACGCGAGCAGCGCCTCGCGGAGCGCACCGCGCAGGTCCCGCTGCTGCGGCGCGCGGTGCAGCGGCTGGGCTAGGCCAGATCGCGGAAGCCGACGGTGTGGCGGTGAACGCCGCGCGGGAGGCACGCGGAGGCGATCTGCGCGCGCGCCTGCTCGATGACGGGCGTGCCCGGGTCGAGCACCGAGAGGTACTGGCGGTGCTCGGCGAGCGATTCCACGGCGCGCTCGGTGAACCCGGTGACGTCGACGATGTACGCGGGCTCGGGCGCGGTCTGGTAGGCAGTGACGCCCGCCGCCGCGGCGGCCTCGGCGACCGCGCGGGTGAACTCCATGTGGTCGCTCTGGTTCGGCGCACCGGGCGCCCACTCGGGGCCGCCCCACAGGGTGAGGACGATGTCGGGCTCGTAGCGGGCGATGGATTTGCGGATCGACTCGCGCAGCTCCGGCGTGTTCGTCACCTGCGAATCCGGATAGCCCCAGAAGCGCACCTCGTCGACGCCGACGACGGCGGCGGAACGTCGCTGCTCCTCCTCGCGCACGGGCCCCGCGGTGCCGGGCGTCATGCCCTCGATCCCCGCCTCGCCGGAGGTCGCGAGGCCGTAGGCCACCGTCTTGCCCTGGGAGGTCCAGCGGGCGACGGCCGCCGCCATCCCGTACTCGGGATCGTCCGGGTGCGCCACCAGGACGAGCGCCGTGGTCCAGTCCTCGGGGAAGATCTGCGGCTCGCTCACGGGCTCCACGCTAGAGGCCGGGGGCGGTCAGCGCAGCAACTCGACCGACACGCCGTCGGCGAACCGGTAGGGCTGCGCCGCGATCACGCCCGAGAGCACGCGCCGCAGCCGCGAGATCTCGGCCCGCACGGTGACCACCCGCCCGGGATCCCCGAACAGCGCCTCGGCGAGCTGCGCGGCCGTCCGGCCGGCACCGTCGGCGAGGAGCTCGAGGATCTGCGCGTGCCGGGGCGACGGCTGGTACCGCCACGCTCCCCCGCCGCCCGCGACCGCGACCTCGGGCGCGCGGCCGGGACGCAGGTCGAGCGTGACCCGGGTGATCGTGTCGGGCCCGTCGCCCGGGTCGGGCTGGAGCAGCCAGCCGCCGGGCAGTGGGTCGACGGTGCACAGCCCCAGCTCGGGGAGCCGGACCGACGGCCCCGCCAGGTCGACGGGCAGCGCGACCCGCGAGCGCGGCGGCAGGTCGCCGACGGCGGCCACCCACCCGTTGACGTCGACGGCGAGCCCCGGTCGGCCGAGGCCCGCCAGCATCGGCGCGGCGACGGACCGGAGCCGCTCCAGACCGGCGAGATGCGCCTCGCGCAGCCGGGATTCCGCGAGCTTGGCGACGGTGGACACCAGCGCGAGGGTCGTCGGGTGCACCGTCGCGGCGGGCCCGGAGACGTCCACCACGCCGAGGATGTGGCCGGTGTGCACGTCGCGGATCGGTGCGCCCGCACAGGTCCAGGCGTGGTGGCTGCGCGCGAAGTGTTCGGCGGAGAAGATCTGCACGGGCGTGCGGGACGCGATCGCGGTGCCGATGGCATTGGTGCCCACCTGGTCCTCGGCCCAGCCGGCGCCCTCGACGAAGCCGAGCCGGTCCGCGTGCGCGAGGACCCGAGTCGAACCGGAGCGCCACAGCACCCGCCCGAACCGGTCGGCGACCACCAGGATGTTGTCGCCGTCGGCGGTGAGCGGCGCGAGGCCGGCGGTGAGCTCGTCGAGCACGAGGCCGAGGCCGGACTCCTGGCGGCCGAGCTCGACGTCCATCCAGCCGAGCGCGGGCCCCGGGTCGGTGTCGGGCGCGAGCCCGGCGGCGCGTACCCGGTCCCAGGAGTCGCCGATCACGCCGCGCGGCCGCGCGGGCGGGCGGGAGCCGCTCATGGTCGCGTCGTAGACCTCGGACAGCAGGCGCGCGTAGCGCCGTGGATCCTCGCCCGCCGACATCGCCGGTTCCGTCACGCTCGTCCCCTTCCGCACAGTGTCAGCGGTAGACCAGGCCGCCGTCGATGAGCACGGACTGTCCCGTCATGTAGCCGGAATCGGGTGACGCCAGGTGGGAGACGAAGGCGGCGACGTCCTCGGGCGTCTGCGCCCGTCCCAGCGCGATGCCACCGACGAACTGGTCGTAGGTCGCGCCGACCTCGGCACCGGTCAGCTCGGCGAAGCGGCGGTCGATCTCGACCCACATGTCGGTCCCCACCACGCCGGGGCAGTAGGCGTTGACCGTGATGCCGTGCGTCGCGTACTCCTTCGCGGCCGCCTGGGTGAACCCGCGGACCGCGAACTTGGTGGCGCTGTAGGCGCCGAGCATGGCGAAGCCCTCGTGACCGGCGATCGACGCGGCGTTGACGATCTTGCCGCGCACCCCGCGCTCGATGAAGGACGCCGCCGCGGCCTGGATGCCCCAGAGCACGCCGTCGACGTTCACGGAGAACAGCCGCCGCAGATCCTCGGGCGACACGTCCGCGACCGGCCCGACCAGCGCCACGCCGGCGTTGTTGACCATCACGTCGAGCCCGCCCAGCGCGTCCACGGCCGCCGCGACGACGCCGAAGACCGCGTCGCGATCGGAGACGTCGGCGGTGAGCGCGACGGCACGACGTCCGGTCGCCCGGATCTCCTCCGCGACGGCCTCGACGCCGTCCGCGGTGAGGTCGACGAGCGCCAGGTCGAGTCCGTCCGCGGCGAGCCGGCGCGCGATGCCCGCGCCGATCCCTCGTCCCGCCCCCGTTACCAGTGCGATGCGTGCCATCGTGTGTCCCTTCGTCCGCGTGGTCACCTCCCGGTCTATGTGACCCCGGACACACGCGGCAAAGGTTGCGCGGGGTTGCGGCCTTGCGGATTCAGCGGAGCGTGTCGACCACGACGGCGTCGGCGAAGCGGTAGGGCTGCGCGGCGATGAGCCCGGAGAGCACCCGGCGCAGCCGCGAGATCTCGGCGCGCACGGTGACCACGCGGGCGGGGTCGCCGAACAGCGACTGCGCGACCTGCGCGGCGGTGTGCCCGCGACCGTCGGCGAACAACTCGAGGATCTGGGCGTGCCGGGGCGTGAGCTGGTGCCGCCACTCGCCGGTGGCGCCGGCGACCGTGACCGACGGCGTCCGCCCGACCCGCAGGTCGAGGGTCACCCGGGTGGCGCCGTCACGCGGCTCGTCGGCGACGGGCCGCAGCAGCCACCCGCCCGGCAGCGGTTCGACGGTGCACTGCCCGAGCTCCGGGAGCCACAGGTGCGCCGAGTCGACGACGCTCGGGAGGGTGACCCGGGTGCACGGCGCGAGCTGGCCGACCGCGGCGACCCAGCCGTGGGAGTCGACGACGAGGCCGGGGCCCGAGAGGCCGGCGAGCAACGGGGCGGCGACGGTCCGCAGCTGATCGAGACCGGCGAGGTGGGCCTCACGCAACGTCGCCTCGGCAAGACTCGCGACGGCGGCGACGAGCGCGAGTGTCGTGGGGTGCACCGTCGACGCGGGACCACTCACGTCGACGACGCCGAGCAACCGCCCCGTGCGACGGTCGCGGATCGGCGCGGCCGAGCAGGTCCACGGGTGCTGATTGCGGGCGAAGTGCTCGGCGGAGAAGGTCTGCACCGGGGCGCGCGAGGCCAGCGCAGTACCGATCGCGTTCGTGCCGACGTCGTTCTCGGACCATGCGGCGCCCTCGACGAAGCCCAGCCGGTCGGCCTCGCGGAGGACCCGCGTCGAACCGCTGCGCCACAGGAGGCGCCCCTCGGCGTCGGAGACGACGAGGATGCTCGATCCGGCGTCCGTGATCGGAGCGAGGCCGCCGGTGAAGTCGTCGATGAGCCCGACGAGGCCGGACTCGCGCCGCAACCGGGACAGATCGGCGGAGTGGATCGCCGGGGCGGCACCCGAATCGGGGCGCAGGCCTGCGGCGATGACGCGCTCCCAGGAATCGCCGATCACCTCGCGCGGCCGCGCTGGCGGCCGTTCCCCGGCCATCGTCGCGTCGTACACCTCGGCCAGCAGGCGCGCGTAGGTCCGGGGGTCCTCTCCGTGCGCCACCGCTGGCTCCACTGCGTGTGCCACTCCCCGATTCTGCATCGCCGCTCATCGAGACACGGGCGATCGCCCAGAACGGTGCAACGGGACGCAACCCTTGTAACCCCCATCACACCAGGCGTGTGATTCACACCACAGCACCACACGGAACATGAAGGAGTACGACATGACCGCGATCGCGGAATCGGCACCGGACGTCGCCACCGGCCCCCAGGAGCGGGTCGACGCCTGGCTCGCGAAGTTCGAGGCGGCGCTCGCCGCGCGCGACGTCGCCGCGGCGGCGGACCTGTTCGAGCCCGGCGGCTTCTGGCGTGACCTGGTCTCGTTCACCTGGAACCTGCACACCAGCGAGGGTCGCGACCAGATCGCGGCGATGCTCACCGAGCGTCTCGACGGCACGGCCCCGAGCGGCTTCGCGACCACCGACCCGGCGTCCGGCGACGACGTGGCGGAGGCGTTCATCGGCTTCGAGACCGGCGTCGGCCGCGGCAAGGGCCACGTCCGCATCCGGCAGGGCGACGACGGCGTCGACCGGGCGTGGACGCTCCTGACGACGCTCCGCGAGCTCAAGGGCCACGAGGAGTCCTTCGGCGCCCGCCGCCCCATGGGCGCGGTGCACGGCGCGCACAACGCCGCGCCGACCTGGGCCGAGCGCCGCGAGCAGGAGGAGGCGGAGCTCGGTCGCTCGATCCAGCCCGACACGCTCGTCATCGGCGGCGGCCAGGGCGGCATCGCGCTCGGCGCGCGCCTGCGGCAGCTCGGCGTGCCCGCACTGGTGGTCGACAAGTACGACCGCCCCGGCGACCAGTGGCGCGGCCGCTACAAGTCGCTGTGCCTGCACGACCCCGTCTGGTACGACCACCTGCCCTACCTGCCCTTCCCCGCCAACTGGCCCGTCTTCGCCCCCAAGGACAAGATCGGCGACTGGCTCGAGATGTACACGCGCGTCATGGAGGTGCCGTACTGGTCGCGCACCGAGGCGCTGTCCGCGTCCTACGACGAGGCGAAGGGCGAGTGGACCGTCGAGGTGAACAAGGACGGCGAGCGCCTGACCCTGCACCCCAAGCAGCTCGTGCTCGCGACGGGCATGTCGGGCAAGCCGAACATCCCGGCGTTCGAGGGGATGGACGTCTTCCAGGGCGAGCAGCACCACTCGTCGAAGCACCCCGGACCGGACGCGTACGCGGGCAAGAGGGTCGTCGTCATCGGCGCCAACAACTCGGCGCTCGACATCAGCAAGGCCCTCATCGAGGCCGGCGCCGAGGTGACCATGGTCCAGCGCAGCTCCACGCACATCATCAAGTCCGAGTCCCTCATGGAGCACGGCCTCGGCGACCTGTACAGCGAGCGCGCGGTGGCCAGCGGTGTGACCACCGACAAGGCCGACATGATCTTCGCCTCGCTGCCCTACCGGATCATGAACGAGTTCCAGAAGCCGATCTACGACAAGGTCCGCGAGATCGACGCCGACTTCTACGACGGCCTCGAGAAGGCCGGCTACGAGCTGGACTTCGGCGACGACGATTCGGGCCTGTTCATGAAGTACCTGCGCCGCGGCTCGGGCTACTACATCGACGTCGGCGCTGCGGGCCTCATCATCGACGGCTCGATCAAGCTGGCCAAGGGCGGCGTCGACCACCTGACCGAGGACGCCGTCGTGCTCGAGGACGGCACCGTCCTCCCCGCGGACCTGGTGGTCTACGCGACCGGCTACGGCTCGATGAACGGCTGGGCCGCCGACCTCATGGGCCAGGAGGCCGCGGACAGGCTGGGCAAGTGCTGGGGCCTCGGCTCCGACACGACCAAGGACCCCGGCCCCTGGGAGGGCGAGCAGCGCAACATGTGGAAGCCCACCCAGGTGCCCGGCCTGTGGATGATGGGCGGCAACCTGCACCAGTCGCGGCACTACTCCCTGTACCTGGCGCTGCAGCTCAAGGCCCGCTACGAGGGCATCGACACCCCCGTCTACAAGCTGGCCGACGTGCATCACACCAGCTAGGCGGCCCACCGACTCCGGCCCCGGCGGCAGCACTCAGTGCGCCGCCGGGGCCGGCTCCATGCCCGCCGCCCGCGCGCGGTCAACGACCGTAGGCGGCGAGGAAGACGTCGACGCCGGCGGCGACGATGCGTTCCTCCTCGGCGTGCGCGAGGGCACGTCCCGTGCCGCTCACGCCGCCGACCGAGCCGGCGGTGAGGTTGATCAGGTGCACAGCGGCGAGCTCGCCGTCCTCGATGCGGAGGCGGCCGGCACCGTCGAGCGCGACGAGCAGTTCCCCGATCGCCGCCCGAACCCGGTCCGGCCCCGCGGCGCGCCATCCGGCGAGGACGTCCGGGGCGATGTGCTCGACGTCGGCGTTGATCTGGGCGACCATCCGGAAGTGGTCCCGGCTCTCGGGATCGCGGACGGACCAGGCGCGACCGAAGGCGATGAGGTCGGCGCGCAGGTCCGCGACCCTCGCCAGGTACTTCTCGGCGACGGCGATCTGCCGCTCGGCGACGCGTGTGGCGCTGTCCAGGACGACCGCGCGGAACAGGTCCTCCTTGTTGCCGTACTGGTTGTAGATCGTCCGGGTGGAGACGCCCGCCTCGGCGGCCAGACTCTGGATGCTCGCGCGGCTGAATCCGTCGGCGGCGAAGACTCGCACCGCTCCGCGCAGCAGATCCTGTCGCTTGTCCTCACGCATGCCCTCACCCTTCCATAGGTACAACGACCATTGTATCTAGTGCAATGATCGTTGTACATTGGGATCATGGACACCGCACCGCACACCGAACTCCCCCGCATCGCCGTCATCACCGGGTCCACCCGCCCCGGCCGCCGGACCGACCAGGTGGCCGCATGGGTGCACCGCCGTGCGTCCGACCACCTGCACGGCCGCGCCGAGGTCGTCACCGTCGACCTGGCCGACCAGGACCTGCCCCTCCTCGATGAGCCGTTGCCCGCCGCCTTCGGCGAGTACCGGCACCCGCACACCCGCCGGTGGGCGGAGCTCGTCGGCGCCTTCGACGGCTTCGTCTTCGTCGTCCCCGAGTACAACCACTCGATGCCCGCGGCCGTGAAGAACGCGATCGACTACCTCTACGCCGAGTGGAACGACAAGGCGGCCGGTTTCGTGAGCTTCGGGATCCACGGCGGAGTCCGGGCCGCCGAGCATCTCCGCCTCGTGCTCGCGGAGACGAAGACCGCCTGTGTCCGGACCACGGTGGCGCTGAACCTGTTCGCCGATTTCGACGTGCCCGACATTCGGCAGCGGGGCACGTTCGCCCCGGCGGAGCACCACGAGCCCGCGCTGCTCCGGATGCTCGACGAGGTCGTCGAGTGGTCCACGGCGCTGCGCACGATCCGCGCGGGGCGAGCGTCATGACCGCGACCGCGGCGCGGTCCGGCGACCGGATCGACGGCCGGACCTGGCGCCTGTGCAGCGTGATCGCCGCGGGCGCATTCGCCAGCGGCCTCGACGCCACCATCGTCAACGTGGGCCTCGCCGCCATCGGCGACGCGCTCGGCGCGCCGCTCTCGCTCACCCAGTGGGTGGCGAGCGCGTACCTGCTCGCCCTCGCCGTCTCGCTCCCACTGGCCGGCCGCCTCGGCACGCGGTGGGGTGTGCGGCGGCTCTGGCTCACCGCGCTCGGGGGATTCACCGCCGCGTCGGTCCTCTGCGCCGCGGCGCCGACCGTCGAGACGCTCATCGCCGCACGCGTCGTCCAGGGCCTCGCGGGCGGGCTCCTCATCCCGACGGGCCAGACGATCCTCGGCCTGGCGGTGGGTCCGGAACGGCTGGGCCGGGTGATGGGAACCCTCGGCCTGGCCGTCGCCGCGGCACCCGCGGCCGGCGGGCTGATCGGCGGCCAAGTCCTCGCCGCCGCGCCGTGGCCGTGGCTCTTCCTCATCAACGTGCCGATCGGCGTGGCCGCCGGCGCCCTCGGGTTCCGGCTGATCCCACGCTTCCCCACGGCGCCGCCGGTTCCGCTGCACCGCACCGGCCTCGTACTGATCACGCTCGGGCTGCCGGCGCTCGTCTTCGCCGCGACACGCTGGGGCGAGGCCGGCCGCCTCACGGCCGACGTGCTGGTGATCGGCGCGGCCGCGATCGTCGCGCTCGGTTGGTTCGGCGCCGCCAGCCTGCGCACCGATCACCCGCTGCTCGACCTGCGCCTCTTCGCCGCCCCGGCCTTCCGGGCGAGCGCCGTCGGGGCCTTCTTCGCCGGCACCCTGATCTTCGGCAGCGGGATCCTGTTCGCGCTCTACTTCCAGCTGGGCCGGGGGCTTAGCCCGCTCGACGCCGGCACCAGCCTCCTCGGCCTGGCCGGGGCGACGTGCGTGATCTCGCCGTTCACCGGCCAGTGGGTCGACCGGTTCGGGCCGGCGCCGGTGGTCCTCGTGGGCTCGGTCCTCGCGACGGTCGCCGTCGCGCCGTTCGCAGTGCTGCCGGCGGACGCGCCGGTCTGGCTGGTCCAGGCCCTGCTCGTCGCGGTCGGCGCGTCGATCAGCCTGGTGGCGACGCCCGTCACCGTTGCCGCGTACCGCGCCGTCAGCGCCGGCCAGCTCCCGGGCGCCATCACGCAGGTGAACATCCTGCAGCGGATCGGCGGTTCGCTGGGTGGCGCCCTGTGCGCGGTGCTCGTCGCCTCCGCGGCGGCCGGTCCGGCGGCGGGCTTCCACCTGGCCGCGATCCCGCTGGTCGTCAGCGCGATCGGGTGCGGCGTCGCCGGCGCCCTCCTGTACCGGCGCCGCGGATCAGCGCAGGACGGCGCCGACGGTCGCTGACGCCTTCGCCACCGCGGCGTCGCGGGCCGCGGAAGCCTCGTCCTCGGTCAGCGTCCGATCGCCCGCGCGGAAGCGCAGCGAGAAGGCCATCGACTTGCGGCCCTCGCCCACCTGCGCGCCTGTGAAGACGTCGAACAGCGAGATCGCCTCCAGGAGTTCGCCGGCACCGTCGGCCAGCGCGGACCGGACGGACTCTGCGGGGACGGCGGCGTCGACGACGACCGCCACGTCCTGCAGCACCGCCGGGAACGGCGAGACGACGGGCGCGGGCAGGTTCTCCACGAGCGGGATCGCATCGAGGTCGAGCTCGACGGCGCAGGTGCGGGCCGGGAGCCCGGCACGCTCCAGCGCCGCGGGGTGCAGCTCGCCGGCGTGGCCGATCACCACGTCGCCCGCGAGGACCTCGGCGCACCGTCCGGGATGGAACGGCGCGTACTGCGCCGCCCGGAGCGTGAGCTCGATGTTGCTCGCGCGGCCGATCTCGCGCACGGCCTCGAAGGCGTCCGTCGCGTCGGCGGCGCGGCCCTCGCCCCACGGACCGGCGGGGGTGCGCCGGCCCGTGAAGACGACCGCGATGTGCTCGGGCTGGCTCGGTAGCGAGGCGTTGAGCTCGTCGATCTGCTCCGCGGTCGGGCGGCGGTCAACGGGGATCGGGTCGACGGCGACCGTCGTCTCCGACGGCAGCACGACCTGGGCGATCGTGTACAGCGCGAGGTCGCGCTGGCCGCGGGAGACGTTGCGCGCCAGGATCTCCAGCAGGCCGGGCAGGAGCGTGGTCGCGAGCGACGGCCGGTCCGACTCGAGCGGGTTGAGCACCGTCGTGGTGTTCCGGCGCGGGTCGTCGGCCTCCAGGCCCCAGGTGTCGAAGACGCCGGCGGGGAGGAACGGGCTGGTGAGCACCTCGACGTGGCCGGTGTGCGCGAGCGAGCGGCTCACGGTGCGGCGGCGTCGCTGCCGGGCGCTGAGGCCCCGGCCGCCGGGGGCGGCGGGCAGCACGGGCGGGATCTGCTCCAGCCCCTCGAGCCGCAGCACCTCCTCGACGAGGTCGGCGACCATGGTCAAGTCGGGCCGCCACGTCGGCGGGGTCACCGTCAGGCTGCTCTCCCCCTCCACGGCGCACCCGATCTGGGTGAGGCGGCGCACCGTCGTGCCCGGGGCGTAGGTGATGCCCGCGACGCGGTCCGGACGGTCCGCCGCGATGGTCACCTGCGGGCGCTCGGAGTAGCCGCCGAGGTCGGTGAGCTCGCCCACGACGGTGCCGCCGGCGATCTCGGTGAGCAGGCGGGCCGCCTCGCGGACCGTCCACACGGAGATCGCGGGGTCGACGGTGCGCTCGTACCGCTTGGCGGCGTCCGAGCTCAGCTTGTGCCGCTTGCCGGTGCGGAAGACCTTGACCGGGTTCCAGACGGCGCCCTCGAGGATCACGTTGACGGTGTCGTCGCCCACCTCGGTGGTCGCGCCGCCCATGACGCCCGCGAGCGAGACGGGCCCGGAATCGTCGACGATGACCGCGTCCTCGGGGTCGAGCGTGCGCTCGACGTGGTCGAGGGTCTCCAGGGTCTCGCCGGGGCGCGACGCGCGCACGACGAGGCCGCCGCGCACCTTGTCGGCGTCGAAGGCGTGCAGCGGCTGGCCGCTGAGCAGCATGAGGTAGTTGGTCACGTCGACCGCGGCGCTGATCGGGCGCACGCCGGAGGTGAGGAGGCGGCGCTGCAGCCACCACGGGCTCACGGCCTTCGGGTCGATGCCCTCGACGCGCAGCGCGGTGAAGCGCGTGCAGCCGGACTCGGGCTCGACGGTGACGTCCACACCACCGTCGCCCGCACCCTGCTCGGGCGACGGGGTGGTGATGTCGGTGAAGGGCAGGTCGTAGCTGCAGGCGAGCTCGCGGGCGAGGCCGCGCACCGAGAAGGCGTAGCCGCGGTCGGGCGTCACGTTGAGCTCGATGACGGTGTCGTCCATGCCGAGGACGGGCTTGGCGTCGTCGCCGGGCTCCGCGGTGCCCGCCGGCAGCACGAGGATGCCGGAGTGGTCGGTGCCGAGGCCGAGTTCGGAGACCGAGCAGATCATGCCGTCAGAGACGTGGTCGTAGGTCTTACGGGTGGCGATCTCGAAGCCGCCGGGCAGCACCGCGCCCGGCAGGGCGGCCACGATGAGGTCGCCCTCGGCGAAGTTCCGCGCGCCGCAGACGATGCCACGGGGCTCGGCCTCGCCGACGTCCACCTGGCAGAACCGGATGGGCTTGCGGAAGTTCGTCAGCTCCTCGATGTGCGCCACGCGGCCGATCTTCAGCGGGCCGGTCACGGTGTCGAGCGAGTCGACCTCCTCGACCTCGAAGCCGACGCGCACGAACCCGGCGTCCAGCTCGTCGGCCGTGACGCCCCAGTCGGGGGTGTCGCGGCGGAGGATCTCGGTGAGCCATGACTGTGCAACGCGCACGGTGGAAGTCCTTCTCCTGGGTGAAATTCTGCGGTGCTGGGGTGCGCCGGCGCTAGCCGCGGACGCCGAAGGGCAGGGTGAAGCGGACGTCGCCCTCGACGATGTCGCG contains:
- the pheT gene encoding phenylalanine--tRNA ligase subunit beta; translated protein: MRVAQSWLTEILRRDTPDWGVTADELDAGFVRVGFEVEEVDSLDTVTGPLKIGRVAHIEELTNFRKPIRFCQVDVGEAEPRGIVCGARNFAEGDLIVAALPGAVLPGGFEIATRKTYDHVSDGMICSVSELGLGTDHSGILVLPAGTAEPGDDAKPVLGMDDTVIELNVTPDRGYAFSVRGLARELACSYDLPFTDITTPSPEQGAGDGGVDVTVEPESGCTRFTALRVEGIDPKAVSPWWLQRRLLTSGVRPISAAVDVTNYLMLLSGQPLHAFDADKVRGGLVVRASRPGETLETLDHVERTLDPEDAVIVDDSGPVSLAGVMGGATTEVGDDTVNVILEGAVWNPVKVFRTGKRHKLSSDAAKRYERTVDPAISVWTVREAARLLTEIAGGTVVGELTDLGGYSERPQVTIAADRPDRVAGITYAPGTTVRRLTQIGCAVEGESSLTVTPPTWRPDLTMVADLVEEVLRLEGLEQIPPVLPAAPGGRGLSARQRRRRTVSRSLAHTGHVEVLTSPFLPAGVFDTWGLEADDPRRNTTTVLNPLESDRPSLATTLLPGLLEILARNVSRGQRDLALYTIAQVVLPSETTVAVDPIPVDRRPTAEQIDELNASLPSQPEHIAVVFTGRRTPAGPWGEGRAADATDAFEAVREIGRASNIELTLRAAQYAPFHPGRCAEVLAGDVVIGHAGELHPAALERAGLPARTCAVELDLDAIPLVENLPAPVVSPFPAVLQDVAVVVDAAVPAESVRSALADGAGELLEAISLFDVFTGAQVGEGRKSMAFSLRFRAGDRTLTEDEASAARDAAVAKASATVGAVLR